In a single window of the Mycobacterium bourgelatii genome:
- the egtD gene encoding L-histidine N(alpha)-methyltransferase has protein sequence MTLSLSNYLAEDSAYHALRRDVLEGLQQTPKSLPPKWFYDAVGSELFDQITRLPEYYPTRAEAEILRARSVEIAAASEADTLVELGSGTSEKTRQLLDALRACGSLRKFVPFDVDANVLSESAAAIQREYSGVEIQAVCGDFEEHLTEIPGGGRRLFVFLGSTIGNLTPVPRAKFLATLASVMRTGDSLLLGTDLVKDAARLVRAYDDAAGVTARFNRNVLTVVNRELDADFAVNAYRHVARWNVVEERIEMWLRADTSQRVHVGALNLTADFEAGEEMLTEVSCKFRPDAVGAELAEAGLRRSQWWTDDAGDFGLSLAVK, from the coding sequence ATGACGCTGTCGCTGTCCAATTACTTGGCTGAGGACTCGGCGTATCACGCTTTGCGCCGCGATGTGCTGGAAGGACTGCAACAGACGCCGAAATCCTTGCCGCCCAAGTGGTTCTACGACGCGGTGGGCAGCGAGCTGTTCGACCAGATCACCCGGCTGCCGGAGTATTATCCGACCCGCGCCGAGGCTGAGATCCTGCGCGCTCGGTCCGTCGAGATCGCGGCGGCCAGCGAGGCCGACACCTTGGTGGAACTGGGCAGCGGAACATCGGAGAAGACCCGACAACTGCTGGACGCGCTGCGCGCATGTGGGTCGCTGCGCAAGTTTGTGCCCTTCGACGTCGACGCCAACGTCTTGTCGGAGAGCGCGGCCGCCATTCAGCGCGAGTATTCCGGTGTCGAAATCCAGGCTGTCTGTGGGGATTTCGAGGAGCACCTGACCGAGATTCCCGGCGGCGGTCGGCGCCTGTTCGTGTTCTTGGGGTCGACGATCGGCAACCTGACGCCCGTGCCGCGTGCGAAGTTTCTCGCGACCCTGGCCAGCGTCATGCGGACGGGAGACAGCCTGTTGCTGGGCACCGATCTGGTCAAGGATGCCGCCCGGTTGGTGCGCGCTTACGACGATGCTGCCGGGGTGACGGCCCGGTTCAATCGCAACGTTCTTACCGTCGTCAATCGGGAACTCGATGCGGACTTCGCCGTCAACGCTTACCGGCACGTCGCCCGGTGGAACGTGGTGGAGGAACGCATCGAGATGTGGCTGCGCGCCGACACTTCACAGCGCGTGCACGTGGGTGCGCTCAATCTGACCGCGGACTTCGAGGCGGGCGAGGAGATGCTGACCGAGGTTTCGTGCAAGTTCCGGCCCGACGCCGTCGGAGCGGAACTGGCCGAGGCCGGA
- the egtC gene encoding ergothioneine biosynthesis protein EgtC, giving the protein MCRHLGWLGAPVAVSTLVLDPPHSLRVQSYAPRRQKHGLMNADGWGVGFFGRASGDFSDEGVPRRWRSPAPLWGDASFASVAPALRSHCVVAAVRSATVGMPIEASATAPFTDGQWLLSHNGVVDRALLPVPRLAESVCDSAILAATIFERGMDALGDTIVEIGDADPLARLNILAANGSRLVATTWGDTLSILRRDDGVVLASEPYDDDPRWEDVPDRHVVDVAAGGVTFIPLV; this is encoded by the coding sequence ATGTGCCGTCATCTCGGTTGGCTCGGTGCGCCCGTGGCGGTTTCCACACTGGTGCTGGATCCGCCGCACAGCCTTCGGGTCCAGTCCTACGCGCCGCGCCGGCAAAAACATGGCCTGATGAATGCCGACGGTTGGGGGGTCGGCTTTTTCGGCCGCGCTTCCGGGGACTTTTCGGACGAGGGGGTGCCCCGGCGATGGCGCAGTCCGGCGCCACTGTGGGGGGACGCGTCGTTCGCATCGGTTGCACCGGCGTTACGCAGCCACTGTGTTGTCGCGGCGGTGCGCTCGGCGACGGTTGGCATGCCGATAGAAGCCAGTGCGACGGCGCCGTTCACCGACGGTCAATGGCTGCTATCGCACAACGGTGTCGTGGACCGGGCATTACTGCCGGTGCCTCGGTTGGCCGAATCCGTCTGCGACAGCGCTATTTTGGCGGCCACCATCTTCGAGCGCGGGATGGACGCACTGGGTGACACCATCGTAGAAATCGGTGATGCGGACCCGCTCGCCCGGCTGAACATATTGGCGGCCAACGGCTCTCGGCTTGTCGCCACCACTTGGGGAGACACCCTGTCGATCCTGCGGCGCGACGACGGTGTCGTGCTGGCCAGCGAGCCCTATGACGACGACCCGCGGTGGGAAGACGTACCGGACCGCCACGTGGTGGATGTCGCCGCGGGCGGAGTCACGTTTATCCCGTTGGTGTAG
- the egtB gene encoding ergothioneine biosynthesis protein EgtB: MTSREQLADELARARTRTLRLVDFDDAELYRQYDPLMSPLVWDLAHIGQQEELWLLRGGDLNKPGMLPPAVEGLYDAFVHSRASRVDLPLLAPDRARSYCRDVRSAALDALDALPADAEDFVFGLVISHEHQHNETMLQALNLRDGPPLLRETAPLPPGRPELSGTSVLVPGGPFVLGVDAATEPYSLDNERPGHLVDVPAFRIGRVPVTNGEWRHFIDDGGYAQPRWWSSRGWEHNQAAGLTAPQFWNPDGRTRTRFGHVEDIPADEPVQHVTYFEAEAYAAWAGARLPTEIEWEKACAWDPATQGRRRYPWGAAEPSDVHANLGGAALRPAPVGAYPQGASAYEVEQMLGDVWEWTSSPLRPWPGFAPMIYRRYSQPFFDGDYRVLRGGSWAVAPNILRPSFRNWDHPYRRQIFSGVRLAWDV, translated from the coding sequence GTGACTTCCCGGGAACAGCTTGCCGACGAATTGGCTCGGGCGCGAACGCGCACCTTGCGGTTGGTGGATTTCGACGACGCGGAGCTCTACCGCCAGTACGACCCACTGATGAGCCCACTGGTGTGGGATCTGGCGCACATCGGCCAGCAGGAAGAACTGTGGCTGTTGCGCGGCGGTGACCTGAACAAGCCGGGCATGCTGCCGCCGGCGGTGGAGGGTCTCTACGACGCGTTCGTGCATTCCCGCGCAAGTCGGGTCGACCTGCCGCTGCTGGCCCCGGACCGCGCGCGGTCGTACTGCCGGGACGTGCGCTCCGCCGCGTTGGACGCCCTCGATGCGCTGCCCGCCGACGCCGAAGACTTCGTGTTCGGCCTGGTCATCAGCCACGAACATCAGCACAACGAAACCATGCTGCAGGCGTTGAACCTACGTGACGGCCCGCCACTACTGCGGGAGACGGCGCCGCTGCCCCCCGGCCGGCCGGAACTGTCCGGAACGTCGGTGCTGGTGCCCGGCGGCCCTTTTGTGCTGGGTGTGGATGCCGCAACGGAGCCCTACTCGCTGGACAATGAGCGCCCCGGCCACCTTGTCGACGTGCCGGCCTTCCGCATCGGCCGTGTCCCCGTCACCAACGGCGAATGGCGACACTTCATCGACGACGGCGGATATGCGCAACCGCGCTGGTGGTCAAGCCGCGGCTGGGAGCACAACCAAGCCGCCGGCCTCACCGCGCCGCAATTCTGGAACCCGGACGGACGCACGCGCACCCGGTTCGGCCACGTGGAAGACATTCCCGCCGACGAACCCGTTCAGCACGTCACCTACTTCGAAGCGGAGGCCTACGCCGCTTGGGCCGGAGCTCGTCTGCCCACCGAAATCGAATGGGAAAAAGCCTGCGCATGGGATCCGGCGACCCAGGGCCGGCGCCGATACCCGTGGGGAGCGGCCGAACCCTCAGACGTTCACGCCAACCTGGGCGGTGCAGCGCTGCGCCCGGCTCCGGTCGGCGCCTACCCGCAAGGCGCGTCGGCGTACGAGGTCGAGCAGATGCTGGGCGACGTGTGGGAATGGACCAGTTCGCCGCTGCGGCCCTGGCCGGGGTTCGCGCCGATGATCTACCGGCGGTACTCCCAGCCGTTCTTCGACGGCGACTACCGGGTATTGCGCGGTGGATCGTGGGCCGTGGCGCCGAACATCCTGCGGCCCAGCTTCCGCAACTGGGATCACCCGTATCGTCGGCAGATTTTTTCCGGCGTCCGCCTGGCCTGGGACGTCTGA
- the egtA gene encoding ergothioneine biosynthesis glutamate--cysteine ligase EgtA encodes MTFAASSTAVDTEIRSSAAAAEYIAEGCLADGPVGCVGLEVEGHCFDPADPLRRPSWDDIGDVLKWVNPLPGGSAISVEPGGAVELSGPPMVGALPAIDAMARDQAVLRSAFAEAGLGLVFLGADPLRPPKRINPGARYRAMEQFFASSRSGEAGAAMMTSTASIQVNLDAGPQADWATRVRLAHALGPTMIAIAANSPMLNGDFSGWQSSRQRVWGQMDSARCGPILGASGDDPGTDWARYALKAPVMLVHQPDAVAVTDYVPFTDWVDGRVLLGGRRPTVADLEYHLTTLFPPVRPRQWLEIRYLDSLPDRYWPAVVATMVTLLDDPVAADLAAEAVEPVATAWDTAARVGLGERRLRRAAKRCISIAADRVPPALGDAMQPLIRNVERGRCPADDFADVVFEHGIAQTVTQLAQGGP; translated from the coding sequence ATGACGTTCGCCGCCAGCAGCACCGCGGTCGATACAGAGATCCGCAGCTCGGCAGCGGCAGCGGAATACATTGCCGAAGGGTGCTTGGCCGACGGTCCGGTGGGCTGCGTCGGTTTGGAAGTCGAGGGGCACTGTTTCGATCCGGCCGATCCGCTGCGCAGACCCAGCTGGGACGACATCGGCGACGTGCTGAAGTGGGTGAATCCACTGCCGGGCGGAAGCGCGATCAGCGTGGAACCCGGCGGTGCCGTAGAGCTGTCGGGTCCGCCGATGGTGGGTGCGCTGCCGGCCATCGACGCCATGGCCCGCGATCAGGCGGTGCTGCGCTCGGCCTTCGCCGAAGCGGGGTTGGGCTTGGTTTTCCTGGGCGCGGACCCGTTGCGCCCGCCCAAGCGAATCAATCCCGGAGCGCGGTATCGGGCGATGGAGCAGTTCTTCGCGTCCAGTCGCAGTGGGGAAGCAGGCGCGGCAATGATGACGTCGACCGCGTCGATCCAGGTCAATCTGGACGCTGGGCCGCAGGCCGACTGGGCGACACGGGTACGACTGGCCCATGCGCTGGGGCCGACGATGATCGCGATCGCCGCCAACTCGCCCATGCTCAACGGCGACTTCTCCGGCTGGCAATCCAGCCGACAGCGGGTGTGGGGCCAGATGGATTCCGCGCGCTGCGGCCCGATTCTGGGTGCCAGCGGCGACGATCCCGGCACCGACTGGGCGCGCTACGCGCTCAAGGCGCCGGTGATGTTGGTGCATCAACCGGACGCTGTGGCCGTCACTGATTACGTGCCTTTCACCGACTGGGTAGACGGTCGGGTGCTGCTCGGCGGCCGCCGGCCCACGGTGGCAGACCTTGAGTACCACCTGACCACGCTCTTTCCGCCGGTTCGCCCCCGCCAGTGGCTGGAAATCCGCTACCTCGACAGCCTGCCGGATCGCTACTGGCCGGCTGTGGTGGCCACGATGGTGACCCTGCTCGACGATCCTGTGGCAGCCGACCTGGCCGCGGAGGCCGTCGAACCGGTGGCCACCGCCTGGGACACCGCCGCGCGCGTGGGCCTCGGTGAGCGGCGCCTGCGCCGGGCGGCCAAGCGATGTATCAGCATCGCCGCCGATCGGGTTCCGCCGGCGCTCGGCGATGCGATGCAACCGTTGATCCGGAATGTTGAGCGGGGTCGCTGCCCGGCGGACGACTTCGCCGACGTGGTTTTCGAGCACGGCATCGCCCAGACGGTCACGCAACTGGCGCAGGGCGGGCCGTGA
- a CDS encoding organic hydroperoxide resistance protein, producing MSIEVVYTTESTATGGGRDGHVKSDDGRIDMETRPPKAMGGNGEGTNPEQLFSAGYAACFLGALRLVAGKAKVKLDDATSVTVQVGFGKDSEGGFGLTGKIVGYLPGLEQSQAEDLVKQAHGVCPYSKATRGNIDVEVSAKV from the coding sequence ATGAGCATCGAAGTCGTTTACACCACCGAATCCACGGCGACCGGCGGCGGGCGTGACGGCCACGTCAAGTCCGACGACGGTCGAATCGACATGGAGACCCGTCCGCCAAAGGCGATGGGCGGCAACGGTGAGGGCACCAACCCCGAGCAGTTGTTCTCCGCGGGCTACGCGGCCTGTTTCCTCGGTGCGCTGCGGTTGGTTGCGGGCAAGGCCAAGGTGAAGCTCGACGACGCCACCAGTGTCACCGTGCAGGTCGGTTTCGGGAAGGACTCCGAGGGCGGGTTCGGGCTCACCGGCAAGATCGTCGGCTATCTACCCGGCCTGGAGCAGAGTCAGGCCGAGGACCTGGTGAAGCAGGCGCACGGTGTGTGTCCGTATTCGAAGGCGACCAGGGGCAACATCGACGTGGAAGTCTCGGCCAAGGTCTGA
- a CDS encoding catalase — translation MTERYTTNDAGNPAPSDDQSLTIGPNGPILLQDHYLIEQMAQFNRERIPERQPHAKGGGAFGHFEVINDVSKYTRAAVFQPGTKTDTLIRFSTVAGERGSPDTWRDPRGFALKFYTSEGNFDMVGNNTPVFFIRDPLKFQHFIRSQKRMAANNLRDHNMQWDFWTLSPESAHQVTWLMGDRGIPKTWRHMNGYSSHTYSWINANGEIFWVKYHFITDQGIDYLTQEDADRLAGEDGDYHQRDLYESIEGGNFPSWTLKMQIMPFEEAKSYRFNPFDLTKVWPHGDYPLIDVGKLTLDRNVTDYHTEIEQAAFEPNNIVPGTGLSPDKMLLARGFSYSDAHRARLGTNYKQIPVNTPQVEVNSYSKDGAMRIKNVSDPVYAPNSYGGPHADPARAAEVRWFADGQMVRSAYTLHAEDDDWGQAGTLVRDVMDDDARDRLVHNIVGHASKGVKEPVLSRVFEYWRNVDPELGKKVEEGVRGG, via the coding sequence ATGACGGAGCGATACACCACCAACGATGCCGGCAATCCCGCCCCGAGTGACGATCAATCGCTGACCATCGGCCCCAATGGTCCGATTCTGCTGCAAGACCATTACCTGATCGAGCAGATGGCGCAGTTCAACCGCGAGCGGATTCCGGAGCGCCAGCCACACGCCAAGGGTGGCGGCGCGTTCGGGCACTTCGAGGTGATCAACGACGTCAGCAAATACACGCGCGCCGCGGTGTTCCAGCCGGGCACCAAGACCGACACGCTGATCCGGTTTTCCACCGTTGCCGGGGAGCGAGGCAGCCCGGACACCTGGCGCGATCCGCGCGGCTTCGCGCTGAAGTTCTACACCAGCGAAGGCAACTTCGACATGGTGGGGAACAACACCCCGGTCTTCTTCATTCGCGACCCGCTGAAGTTCCAGCATTTCATCCGCTCGCAAAAGCGAATGGCGGCAAACAATTTGCGCGACCACAACATGCAGTGGGATTTCTGGACTCTTTCACCGGAGTCGGCGCATCAGGTCACCTGGCTGATGGGGGATCGGGGCATCCCCAAGACGTGGCGGCACATGAACGGCTACAGCAGCCATACCTACAGCTGGATCAACGCCAACGGCGAAATCTTTTGGGTGAAATACCACTTCATCACCGATCAGGGCATCGATTACCTGACGCAGGAGGATGCCGACCGGCTGGCCGGTGAGGACGGCGACTATCACCAGCGGGACCTGTACGAGTCCATCGAGGGCGGCAACTTCCCCAGCTGGACGCTCAAGATGCAGATCATGCCGTTCGAGGAGGCCAAGTCCTACCGGTTCAACCCGTTCGACCTGACCAAGGTATGGCCGCACGGTGACTACCCGCTGATCGACGTCGGCAAGTTGACACTCGACCGCAACGTCACCGACTACCACACCGAGATAGAGCAGGCCGCCTTTGAACCCAACAACATCGTGCCGGGCACCGGACTGAGCCCGGACAAGATGTTGCTGGCCCGCGGGTTCTCCTACTCCGATGCCCACCGGGCCCGGCTGGGAACGAATTACAAGCAAATTCCGGTCAATACGCCGCAGGTGGAGGTCAACAGCTACTCCAAAGATGGAGCGATGCGGATCAAGAACGTGTCCGATCCGGTCTATGCACCCAACTCATACGGCGGACCGCACGCCGACCCGGCCCGCGCGGCGGAGGTGCGTTGGTTCGCCGACGGGCAGATGGTTCGTTCGGCGTATACCTTGCACGCCGAGGATGACGACTGGGGTCAGGCCGGCACTCTGGTCCGTGACGTTATGGACGACGATGCCCGAGACCGGTTGGTACACAACATCGTTGGGCACGCATCCAAGGGTGTCAAAGAGCCCGTGTTGTCGCGGGTGTTCGAGTACTGGCGAAACGTTGACCCCGAGTTGGGCAAGAAGGTCGAGGAAGGCGTCCGCGGCGGCTGA
- a CDS encoding aspartate-semialdehyde dehydrogenase: MGLSIGVVGATGQVGQVMRTLLEERDFPADSVRFFASARSQGRKLPFRGQEIEVEDAETADPAGLDIALFSAGATMSRVQAPRFAAAGATVIDNSSAWRKDPEVPLVVSEVNFERDAGQRPKGIIANPNCTTMAAMPVLKVLHDEAGLVRFVASSYQAVSGSGVAGVAELAEQTRAVIDGAEQLVHDGRAVDFPAPKKYVAPIAFNVVPLAGSLVDDGSGETDEDQKLRFESRKILGIPDLLVSGTCVRVPVFTGHSLSINAEFARPITPEQARDILAGAPGVKVVDVPTPLDAAGVDESLVGRIRQDPGAPDGRGLALFIAGDNLRKGAALNTIQIAELLAAQL, from the coding sequence ATGGGCCTTTCGATAGGTGTAGTCGGCGCCACCGGCCAGGTGGGCCAAGTGATGCGTACGCTGCTCGAAGAACGCGACTTCCCGGCCGACTCGGTGCGGTTCTTTGCCTCCGCCCGTTCGCAGGGCCGTAAGTTGCCCTTCCGGGGCCAGGAGATCGAGGTCGAGGACGCCGAGACGGCCGACCCGGCCGGGTTGGACATTGCGTTGTTCTCCGCCGGGGCGACCATGTCTCGGGTGCAGGCGCCGCGGTTCGCCGCTGCCGGCGCCACGGTGATCGACAACTCGTCGGCCTGGCGCAAGGACCCCGAAGTCCCGCTGGTGGTCTCCGAGGTGAACTTCGAGCGGGACGCCGGTCAGCGGCCCAAGGGCATCATCGCGAACCCGAACTGCACCACCATGGCCGCGATGCCGGTGCTCAAGGTGCTGCACGACGAGGCCGGGTTGGTGCGCTTCGTGGCATCGTCCTATCAAGCGGTCTCCGGCAGCGGTGTGGCCGGCGTAGCGGAGTTGGCCGAGCAGACCCGCGCGGTCATCGACGGCGCCGAGCAGTTGGTGCACGACGGCCGCGCAGTGGATTTCCCGGCGCCGAAGAAGTATGTCGCGCCGATCGCGTTCAACGTGGTCCCGTTGGCGGGTTCGTTGGTTGACGACGGCTCCGGCGAGACCGACGAGGACCAGAAGCTGCGTTTCGAGAGCCGCAAGATCCTGGGCATCCCCGACCTGTTGGTCAGCGGCACCTGCGTGCGGGTGCCGGTGTTCACTGGTCACTCGTTGTCGATCAACGCCGAGTTCGCTCGGCCGATCACCCCGGAGCAGGCCCGTGACATTCTTGCCGGCGCTCCCGGGGTAAAGGTGGTCGACGTGCCCACGCCGCTGGACGCGGCCGGTGTCGACGAATCACTGGTCGGCCGAATCCGGCAGGACCCGGGCGCCCCGGACGGGCGTGGGCTGGCGCTGTTCATCGCGGGGGACAACCTGCGCAAGGGGGCGGCGCTCAACACCATCCAGATCGCAGAGTTGCTAGCCGCCCAACTGTGA
- a CDS encoding aspartate kinase yields MALVVQKYGGSSVADADRIRRVAERIVETKKQGNDVVVVVSAMGDTTDELLDLAQQVCPVPPPRELDMLLTAGERISNALVAMAIESLGAHARSFTGSQAGVITTGTHGNAKIIDVTPGRVQAALDEGRIVLVAGFQGVSQDTRDVTTLGRGGSDTTAVALAAALKADVCEIYTDVDGIFSADPRIVRNARKLETVTFEEMLELAACGAKVLMLRCVEYARRYNLPVHVRSSYSDKVGTVVTGSIKDISMESPLLTGVAHDRSEAKVTIVGIPDIPGYAARVFRAVAEADVNIDMVLQNVSKVEDGKTDITFTCSRDSGPTAVAKLDSLKEEIGFTQLLYDDHIGKVSLIGAGMRSHPGVTATFCEALAAVGVNIELISTSEIRISVLCRDTELDKAVVALHEAFGLGGEEEATVYAGTGR; encoded by the coding sequence GTGGCGCTCGTCGTCCAGAAATATGGCGGATCGTCGGTGGCTGACGCCGACCGGATTCGTCGCGTCGCCGAGCGCATCGTCGAAACCAAGAAGCAGGGCAACGACGTGGTGGTGGTGGTCTCGGCCATGGGCGACACCACCGACGAGTTGCTGGACTTGGCGCAGCAGGTATGCCCTGTCCCGCCGCCCCGGGAACTCGACATGCTGCTCACCGCCGGCGAACGCATCTCCAACGCGCTGGTGGCCATGGCCATCGAATCGCTGGGCGCGCACGCCCGGTCGTTTACCGGTTCCCAAGCCGGCGTGATCACCACCGGCACGCACGGCAACGCGAAAATCATCGATGTCACGCCGGGACGGGTGCAAGCCGCCCTCGACGAAGGCCGAATAGTGCTGGTGGCTGGCTTTCAGGGCGTCAGCCAGGACACCCGCGACGTCACCACGCTGGGCCGCGGTGGCTCGGACACCACAGCGGTCGCGCTGGCCGCGGCGCTGAAAGCCGACGTCTGCGAGATCTACACCGACGTCGACGGCATCTTCAGCGCCGACCCGCGGATCGTGCGTAACGCCCGCAAGCTCGAGACGGTGACCTTCGAGGAAATGCTCGAGTTGGCGGCCTGCGGCGCCAAGGTGCTGATGTTGCGTTGTGTGGAATACGCCCGCCGTTACAACCTGCCGGTGCACGTCCGCTCGTCGTACTCCGACAAGGTCGGCACCGTCGTAACCGGATCGATCAAGGACATATCCATGGAAAGCCCCCTTCTGACCGGTGTCGCGCATGACCGCAGCGAGGCCAAGGTGACCATCGTCGGTATCCCGGACATCCCGGGGTACGCGGCCCGGGTGTTCCGAGCCGTCGCCGAAGCCGATGTGAACATCGACATGGTCCTGCAGAACGTCTCCAAGGTCGAGGACGGCAAGACCGACATCACCTTCACCTGCTCCCGCGACAGCGGGCCCACCGCGGTGGCCAAGCTGGACTCGCTCAAAGAGGAGATCGGCTTCACCCAGTTGCTCTACGACGACCACATCGGCAAGGTGTCGCTGATCGGGGCCGGCATGCGCAGCCACCCCGGTGTGACGGCGACGTTCTGTGAGGCGCTGGCCGCTGTCGGCGTGAACATCGAGCTGATCTCCACCTCCGAGATCCGCATTTCGGTTTTGTGCCGCGACACCGAACTAGATAAGGCCGTCGTTGCGTTACACGAGGCATTCGGCCTCGGCGGCGAGGAAGAGGCCACGGTGTATGCGGGAACGGGACGATAG
- a CDS encoding TIGR02611 family protein, with translation MAGNADKPRGGLRRRLAGARDRLRTWPALDVTYRILVGIVGLALLCVGIIAIPYPGPGWAIVFLGLAVLATEFTVFRRLLKYVRGRYNAVMRWFRRQHGAVQFMGTLLTAAVTVATLWVMGVPGWMAETAGWDLTWAQSPLGFGAG, from the coding sequence ATGGCCGGAAATGCCGACAAACCGCGTGGTGGCCTTCGCCGCCGCCTGGCTGGCGCGCGCGATCGGCTGCGCACCTGGCCCGCGCTCGATGTGACCTACCGCATCTTGGTCGGCATTGTCGGACTGGCGTTGTTGTGCGTCGGGATCATCGCAATCCCGTATCCGGGTCCAGGGTGGGCGATCGTGTTCCTGGGCCTAGCGGTCCTGGCTACCGAGTTCACTGTCTTCCGGCGGCTGCTCAAATACGTGCGCGGTCGGTACAACGCGGTGATGCGGTGGTTCCGCCGACAGCACGGGGCGGTGCAATTCATGGGCACGCTGTTGACGGCGGCGGTCACCGTGGCGACGTTGTGGGTGATGGGCGTGCCTGGGTGGATGGCCGAGACCGCCGGCTGGGATCTGACATGGGCGCAGAGCCCACTGGGCTTTGGGGCCGGGTGA
- the leuA gene encoding 2-isopropylmalate synthase, which translates to MTNSDSPDVYRSARTIVKPDGPTAPGQPVWNPQRNTSMPVSRYRPFAEEVEPIRLPDRTWPDRVIERAPLWCAVDLRDGNQALIDPMSPARKRRMFDLLVRMGYKEIEVGFPSASQTDFDFVREIITDGAIPDDVTIQVLTQCRPELIERTFLACEGANKVIVHFYNSTSILQRRVVFRADRDAVLAIATDGARKCVEEAAKYPGTQWRFEYSPESYTGTELEYARDVCNAVGEIIQPTPDNPIIFNLPATVEMTTPNVYADSIEWMSRNLANRESVILSLHPHNDRGTAVAAAELGYQAGADRIEGCLFGNGERTGNVCLVTLGLNLFSRGVDPQIDFSNIDEIRRTVEYCNQLPVHERHPYGGDLVYTAFSGSHQDAINKGLDAMKFDADAADTDVDDMLWQVPYLPIDPKDVGRTYEAVIRVNSQSGKGGVAYIMKTDHGLALPRRLQIEFSQVIQKLADGEGGEVSPKEMWEAFSEEYLAPIRPLERIRQHVDAAEEDTGTTSITAAVKIDGVETEIKGEGNGPLAAFVHALGTVGFDVAVLDYSEHAMSAGDDAQAAAYVEASVGGKTVWGVGIAPSITTASLRAVVSAVNRAVR; encoded by the coding sequence GTGACCAATTCTGATTCACCCGACGTCTATCGTTCAGCCCGCACCATCGTCAAACCGGACGGCCCAACTGCACCAGGTCAGCCCGTGTGGAACCCCCAGCGCAACACGTCGATGCCGGTCAGCAGGTATCGGCCGTTCGCCGAGGAAGTCGAACCCATCCGCCTGCCCGACCGCACCTGGCCGGACCGCGTCATCGAGCGCGCGCCCCTGTGGTGCGCGGTAGACCTGCGCGACGGCAACCAGGCGCTGATCGACCCGATGAGCCCGGCCCGCAAGCGCCGCATGTTCGACCTGCTGGTGCGCATGGGCTACAAGGAGATCGAGGTCGGATTTCCCTCGGCCAGCCAGACCGATTTCGACTTCGTCCGCGAGATCATCACCGACGGCGCCATTCCCGACGACGTCACCATCCAGGTGCTGACGCAGTGCCGACCCGAGCTGATCGAGCGGACCTTCCTGGCGTGTGAAGGCGCCAACAAGGTGATCGTGCACTTCTACAACTCGACGTCGATCCTGCAGCGCCGCGTGGTCTTCCGGGCCGACCGGGATGCGGTGCTGGCGATCGCGACCGACGGCGCGCGCAAGTGCGTCGAGGAAGCCGCCAAATACCCGGGCACGCAGTGGCGGTTCGAGTATTCGCCGGAGTCCTACACCGGTACCGAGCTGGAATACGCCCGGGACGTGTGCAACGCCGTCGGCGAGATCATCCAGCCGACGCCGGACAACCCGATCATCTTCAACCTGCCCGCCACGGTGGAGATGACCACGCCCAACGTCTACGCCGACTCGATCGAGTGGATGAGCCGCAACCTGGCCAACCGGGAGTCGGTCATCCTGAGTCTGCACCCCCACAACGACCGCGGAACTGCCGTTGCCGCAGCCGAATTGGGCTACCAGGCCGGCGCCGACCGGATCGAGGGCTGCCTGTTCGGCAACGGCGAGCGCACCGGAAACGTCTGCCTGGTGACGTTGGGGCTGAACCTGTTCTCGCGCGGCGTGGACCCGCAGATCGACTTCTCCAACATCGACGAGATCCGGCGCACGGTCGAGTACTGCAACCAACTGCCGGTGCACGAGCGGCACCCCTACGGCGGTGACCTGGTCTACACCGCGTTTTCCGGCAGTCACCAGGACGCCATCAACAAGGGCCTGGACGCGATGAAGTTCGACGCCGATGCCGCCGACACCGACGTCGACGACATGCTCTGGCAGGTGCCTTACCTGCCCATCGACCCCAAGGACGTCGGGCGCACCTACGAGGCGGTGATCCGGGTCAACTCCCAGTCCGGCAAGGGCGGGGTGGCCTACATCATGAAGACCGACCATGGTTTGGCCCTGCCGCGCCGGCTGCAGATCGAGTTCTCGCAGGTGATCCAGAAACTGGCCGATGGCGAGGGCGGCGAGGTCTCGCCGAAGGAGATGTGGGAGGCGTTCTCCGAGGAGTATCTGGCGCCGATCCGGCCGCTGGAGCGCATCCGACAGCACGTCGATGCCGCCGAGGAAGACACCGGCACCACCAGCATCACCGCGGCCGTCAAGATCGACGGTGTCGAGACCGAGATCAAGGGCGAAGGCAACGGGCCGCTGGCCGCGTTCGTCCACGCCCTGGGCACCGTCGGGTTCGACGTCGCCGTGCTGGATTACTCCGAGCACGCAATGAGTGCCGGCGACGACGCGCAGGCCGCCGCCTACGTGGAGGCTTCGGTCGGGGGCAAGACCGTCTGGGGTGTGGGCATCGCGCCGTCGATCACGACCGCATCGCTGCGGGCGGTGGTGTCGGCGGTCAACCGCGCCGTGCGCTAG